GCTTTCCGAGCACAGCACCGAGCGCGAAGTTCGTGCCGCTCTTCAAAGTCACCGTCTCGCGGCAGTAGTTGGCGTTCAGCTCGTACTTGAGCAGATCGCCGAGGGTCGGATCCTGGGTGAGAACGGGCATTTCGGGATTTCCTTATCAGGCGGCCGAGGCACGCTCGCGGGCGCGTTTGACGATGGGACTTTCGCCGGCAGTTGCAGCCGCAGTGGTCGGGACCGCGACGACGTCGGCGGCCTCCGACTTGGCGGCGAGGGCATCCAGCACCGAGCGGCGGAGCGCGTCCGGCTTCATGCCACGGCGCATGGCGTCGGCCGCATCAATGTCGACGCCAAGTTGGCCGGCCTGAGCGGCGATACCGGCGATCTCGCCGTACTCCGCACGGAGCTTGGCGGCGACCGCATCCGCGTCGACGGCGGCAGTGCTGACCGGCTCTGGGCTGGACGCCGCTGCAACCGGCTGAACCGCTTGCTCATCCGCAGTTTCCATCGCGGTGGCGTCTTCGTTGTCCTCGACCGGCAGATCGCCGGTGTCGAGGTGATGCTGCGCATCCGCTTGATGCTTCGCATCTGCTTCGCACACGCGCTCGCGCACGGGATCATTCATGGCTGATGTCCTTGTGGGTGGATGGGTAGAGGTGTTGTGGGCCGCCGTCCGCGGCCCGGCGCGGATGGGCTTCGGCTCCAGGAACGCGGTGAGATCGGCGAGCGCCTGGTCGAGGGTGCCGACGCGGTCGGCTAGTCCGGCATCGACGGCGAGCGCGCCCCGATAGATCGCCGCCTCGGTGGCGTGGACGCTCTCCGGCGCCATCCCGCGGTTGGCGGCGGCCAGGCCGACGAACTGGTCGTAGAGCCGGTCGACGTCGGCCTGGATGTCGGCATGGGCCCGCGGCGTGAGCGGCTCGTGGGGGTTGCCATCGGTCTTGCGTTCGCCGGCGTGGATCAGCGTCCACTTGAGACCGGCCATGGCGTCGGCACCGCTCGCGTCGATGTGCACGGCAATGACGCCGACCGAACCCACCTCGCCGGTGCGGGTGACGTAAAGGCGGTCGGCAGCCGAGGAGATGGCATAGGCCGCCGATAGCGCGCTCTCGCTGGCAACGGCCCAGACCGGCTTCTCCGTGATTTCCTTGAGGTCGCGGATGCGCTCGACCAGGTCGAACAGGCCGCCGACCTCGCCGCCGGGCGAGTCCACCTCGAGGAGGATGCCGCGCACCGACGGATCCCGCGCGGCGGTCTCGACTGCTGCGGCGACCTCGCCGTATTCCAAGGCGCCGAACAGGGCCGTCAGCCAGTCGCCGCGGGCAACCAGCGGGCCTGTGATCGGGATCACCGCGATGCCGGCGTCGGTGACACTGAGACCCACCGGCGCCGCGAATGGCGCAGGCGTGGTCAACCGGCTCGAGGGTTCGAGGGTAGCTGGGACGCTCGCCAGCAATCCCTCGAGACGGCCAGGCGCGATCGCCAGGGGCCGGCCGGCAAGCCGGGCCGCGGCCAGCGCCGCAGGATCCGTACGGGCACGCGCCGTGTTGACGGCGTGGTCGTGGAAGCGCATATTCTGGACAGACTTTCTGGCTAGAGTGAATGCAAGATGTCCGGATCAATCTGGTCGGTGCAGGACGCCAAGAACCGGTTTAGCGCCGTCGTCGAGGCCGCTCACAAGGAGCCGCAGACCGTGACCAAGCACGGAAAGCCGGCCGTGGTCGTGGTCGATGCGGCCGAGTACCAGCGCTTGCGCCACCTGGAGCGGGCCGAGGCCCCGTCGTTCGCGGACATGCTGCTGGCCATGCCCCAGGACGACGGCACGTTTCCCCGCTCCAAAGTGCGGCCGCGCGACCTCGATCTCTGATGTATCTCGTCGATACGGTGGTGCTGTCGGAGCTGCGCAAACGGCAGCGCGATCCGGGCGTCGTGGCATGGATCGAACGGCAGCGAACAGGCGACCTTTTCGTGAGCGTCGTCAGCATCGGCGAGATCGAGCGCGGCATCGCACTACAACGATCCAAGGATCCGGACTTTGCCGATGCGCTCGCCTCATGGCTGGACACGGTGCTCGCCGTCTACAGCGACCGGATCCTGCCGTTCGACCTGCAGGCGGCACGGCGCTGGGGCCGGCTGAGCGCCGCCATCGGCAACGACAGCGCCGACCTCATGATCGCGGCGACGGCGCTGGAGCACGGCCTCACCGTCGTCACCCGCAACGTCGCGGATTTTGCGCCGACGGCGGTACCGACCCTCAATCCGTTCGGCCATCCTCCGCGGCGGTAGCCTCGCTGAGCGGTTGAGCCGGCGGCGCGCTTCCTGCCGCCCCGCCGAAATCGAGTCCGAGATCCGCTCGCGCTCCCGGTCCGCGGCGATCTCGGCGTCCACCTGTTCGGCGTCGTAGCCGCGTTCGGCAAGGGCCTGGGTCCGGCTCTTCAGACCGGCCTCGATCTGCTCGATCTCGGCGCGGGCATCCTTCAGCGGATCGACCCAGTCCCACTTGGGCGGCAGCCACGCACAGGCCTGATAGGTGCGCGGATCGGCGCCATAGTCGGGAATGGCGAGGGCGCCGGACAGCACGGTGGTGTCCATCCACCGCGCCCAGACCCGCCGGCACAGCTGCCAGACCATCACCGCATGCTGGTACGCTTCGATCCGCCTCCGGAACTCCAGCAGCGCCAGCCGGGAGTTCGAGTAGTTGGCCTTCAGCATGTCGTTGGAGAGATACGCGTACGGGACCCCGAGCGCTGCCGACACCTGCAGCAGGGTTCGGTACTGGAACGCCTCGTAGGTCTGGCCGACGTCGGCCGGCGCCGACGTCTGGATCTCCTCGCCGGGCTCCAGCATCACCACCTGGCCCGGCTGCAGGTCCATGGTCCGTTCGCCGTCATCGCCGGTGGTCTCGGCGGCATCGAACGGCTCGGCCGGCGCCGGGGTGGTGATGAACAGGGCGTGCATCGCCGCCACCTTCTTGCGGTCGAGCTCGGCGTCGTCGTACTGATCCAACAGGAACAGCTTGACCAGCCCGGGCGCAAACCGGGAGACACCGCGCAGTTGGCCGGCGTCGACGGGATCGATGACGTGGATGATCTCGGACGCCGGGATCCGCACCGTCTCGCCGGCGAGGCCGTGATCGGTCACATCGCCCGGATGCCGGCGCAGGAAGTGGTAGGCGACCCGGCGGCCGATGCGGTCGAACTCGATGCCCTGGCGGATGACGTGGCCATTGGCGAGTGGTTCGTTTCGGTTCAGCGGCAGCATCTCAGCCGGCAGCATCTGCAGCTGCAGTGGCACCGTCAGCCCGTCTTCCGGTCGGCGAGGCCGGAACCGGAAGAACACCTCGCCGGCGATGAACAGCTCGCGAGCGGCGCGGCGCTGCTGGCCATAGAAGTCGGTGAGCCCTTCGGCATCGGACTCGTCGGTCCAGTCGAGCCACAACCGCTGTACCTGGGCCTTCAGCGCCGCATCCTCGATCAGCGACGACGGCTTGATGCCGGCGCCGACCACGTTGCCGGCCCAGCTCTCGACGGCATTGGCCGCGTAGCCGTTGTTGCGCACCAGCCAGCGGGCCCGCGCGGTGACGTCAGCGCCGGCCGCGGCGATCAGCGTGTTGACATGAGCCCGGCTCGGCCGGAAGCCCTTGAGCCGCCGGTTGCCGAGCCCGGCCTCGAAGCCGCCGATGAAGGCGCCGACCCGGCGGCGCCAATGGCTCATCATGCCCGGCATCACAGACCCTTGCTCGCCGACGTCAGGATCCGCCGCCGGCGGGCGCCGGTATCGGCCACGGCAATCCGGCGTTCCAGATCGGCGAGCGCCGCCGCCATCTCGGCGTCGGTGGCATAGGTGACGCGACGGCCGTCGTATTCGACCGTGCGCACACCGCGGTACCGCGCCGACAGCAGCGCGTCGCGCTGGGCAATCATCTCGTCCAGGGTCATGGATCAGCTCAAGTAGCTCGAACGGAACACCCGCCGTCCCCGTCGGGACCGCGGCGCGATCTGTCCAGCGGTTGCGGGCGGAGCGGTGACATGCGCATCGACACCGCCGTCATCGTGATCGGGACCACCGCCCAACTGCGCCTCCAACTCGCGCCACCGCCGCTCGCTCCAGCGGTCCGCGCCCGCGATCCAGGCGGCGGCGCGGGCATAGACCCGGCAGTCCAGCGCCTCGTTGCGCTCGCGCAGCTTCTGCCATTCCAGCCGGGCGAAGCCGCGTCGGGTCTTCACCGTGATCAGCTGTTCGGCGACCAGCTGTTTGACCCATTCGGCATCGACGCCGCGAGGGAGATGCAAGTAGCCGGGCGGACAGACAACGCCGGCCTCGACGTCCTCGTCGGTCGGCCGGTCGAGCCGGAGAAACCGGTAGGTCTCGCTCTTGAACGTGGCGACGGCGACGGTCCAGAGGCGCGCGCCGCGGCGAATTTTCACACCGCCCTCGGTGGCGTCCACGTACGTGGGTCCGCTCACCGGCGCCGAGCGGTTGAAGCCGTCGACGCCCTTGACCGCGACCACCTGGGCTCGGCCCACGCGACGGGTCCAGGCATACACCGCCGGGGCCTCGTAGCCGGTGTCGATACCGAGGCGGGCGACGCCAAGCCGGGCGCCAGTCTCGTGCGGCCAGGTCTCTCCCAGCAGCGCCGTCAGCGCATTCCAGGTGGCGGCATCGCCGGGCCCGCTGTCGATGACGACGTGGTCGACGAGCCAGCTCTCCAGTCCGCGGCCCCAAGCCCAAACAGAGACCTCGATGCGGTCCTTCTGCACGTCGGCGCCAGCGGTGAGAAACAGCCCGCCCATCGGCACCGTGCCGCGCCGCCAGTCCTCGCGACGGTCATAGAGGCGCTGCCAGTCGGGGGCCTCGCCGGTTTCCGCCCAGGTCTCGCCCAGCACGCCGTTGATGAAACTCCGCTTGGCCTCGTCGGACACTTGCGCCGCCTCCCACTCGCGGGCGATCCGCTCCCAAGACAGCCAGCCCACCGGCGAATACAGGCCCGAGAGATGAAAGCCGATGGTCAGCGGATCGGCTGAGGTCGCCGTCGGCCGCCACTCGCCCTCCGCCAGCATCTGCGTTTTGTGGTGCTCGGCGATCGGTGTCTCGCAGGACTCGCAGTGGTAGGCGACGGTCTCAGGCCGGCCCTTATCCGCCAGGCCGCTCGAACCGGAGCCACTGACGATGCCCGCAACTCGGACATGGCACGAAGTATCGCCGCTGGTCGGAGGCATCGAACTCCCGCTCGATCACCGACAACCCCTGGATCGTCGGCGTCGAGGCGAGGAACACCTTGCGCCGCCAGGAGAACGTGCGGGTGCGCGCCTCGGCCAACGCCACCGGCTCGCCTTCCTCGTCGGCCGACGGCGGGTAGGCGTCGACCTCGTCGAGGAACAGGTAACGCACCGGCATCGACCGCAGACCGACAGCCGAGTTGGCGCCGGTCATCACCAGGATGCCGCCCGGGAACTCCTTCGACAGCACGGTGTTGCCGGAGTCCCGCGATCGCGCCGGCGCCACCTTGTCGCCCAGCACCGGGGTTTCCCCGATCAACGGATCGATGCGCTGCTGCGAAAATCGCTTCGCCAATTCTACCGTCGGCTGCACCGCCAGCATCGGCCCCGGCGCATGGTGGATGACGTAACCGATCCAGTTGGATCCGCTTTCGGTGGCGCCGATTTGTGAGCCCTTCATGAACACCAGCCGCTGGGCTGGATGCGACGGCGACAGCGCGTCCATGATCGCCCGCAGGTACGGCGTCCGTGCGGTCCGCCACGGGCCGGCCTCGGATGAGCCCCGCGAGCTCAGGATCCGGTGTTTGTCCGCCCACGCCGAGACGGTGAAGTTCGGATCGGGTGTGAGACCATCGCGCCAGGCGCGGAGCAGTTCCTCCGCTTCGTCATGCGCGCCAGCGGACGCGGGACGCGACAAGCCGGGATCGATCGTCTCAGCGGAAGTCCGGCCGAACCTCGGCGAGCTCTGCGAGGTGTTGCCGGACATGGCTCTCCAGAACCGTCTGCATGGTATGGGCGCCGACGCCGAGGTCGGCGGCCATCACGGCAGAAATCCGCGCCGGCCATCCGGCCCAGGCATCCCGCTCCTGCCGCGCCAGCCGGAACACCAACGCGACGGCGCGGGCGCGGTCGACCACCTCGCCCTTCAGCTTCTGCAATCGCAGCCGACGTTCGTGCGCCTTCAGCACCTCGTTGGCGGTGCGTGCCTGCAAATACGTCATGTTGCCGCCGGCGGGCTCCGGCATGCCGTGCTCGCGCAACGTCTCGCTGACGGCGCCAACAGCCGCACGCGGTACGGGGCGCATCGCTTCATCGCGCCGGCCGCGCTGCTTCGCGAGGTCCGTCGCCTGGGAACGGCGGGCGTCCGATGCCGCGGCGTCGATCGATCCATCGGCATGCAGCACCAGCCGACCCGAGGAGCGCGCCTTCTGCACCGCGCCGCGGGAGATACCGGCATGGCGGGCGTACTCGCGCTCGCTCATGCCTTGGCGCTGCGCGGTCATCGAATGATCAGCATTCAACCAAGAAAGCCATTAAATAACAGCCGATTGGAGTTGATGTCGGGGCGCATGTACGCGTTCATGTGATCATCGAGACGAACGAAGCAGGCGCGCACCAATGCCCCGACTGGCGATCCGACGGGGCTTAGGCTGGTAGCAGCGCCGCGATGGTCGCGGCGAAGAAAGCACAAGGACGCGGACCATGACCGTCGAATACCATTTCAGCCTGTCGGAACTCGCCCAGATCCTCAGCGCCCTGGAGAACGAGCGCCGCAACCCCAATACCAAGCGCAATGCCATCAAGGCTATCGAGCGCAATGCCACGCAGATCGGCATCAGCGCCGAGGACGTCTTCGATGCCGCCGACGGCCTGTTGAGCGGCCGAATCAGTGCCGCCGAGTGGCGTGCTCAACTCCGTGGCGAAGACAGCGGGTCGGCTGTTCCGAACACCGAGCGCGGCGCCGACGTCACAAGCTCCGACGAACCGGCCGCAGCCGAAAACATGCCCACCCTTCAGGGAACGGCGGAGCCGTCGAACAACGGCACGGTGGAGCAAACTCCGAAGGCGCGCCACGGCACAAAACAGGCGATGATGATCGAACTCCTGCGCCGCCCCGAAGGCGCCACTGTCGAACAGATCGCCGAGGTCACTCAGTGGCGAAATCACACAATTCGGGGAGCGATCGCCGGCGCCCTCAAGAAGAAACTCGGCCTCACCATCACCACCGAACGGGTGCGCATGGTGGGCCCCAATAAGGAAGGTGCCCGGGGCTCATATACGATCTACCGAGTGGTCGGTTGAGCACGACTGCAGACTGCGACGCCGCCGGGTTCACCGCCCGGCGGCGTTGGTTGTGGCCCGAACGCGGATCGCCTCGAAGACGCGGCGCAGCGCGAACGATCGGGCGATCGAGATGAATGTAAATAAGAGGCCGATTACCAGGTTCTCGCCCAAGGTGGTGCGGATCCCGAACAGAGGGAACACCAAAATCTGCGTCAGCACGGCAACGGCGTAGCCGACCGCCACGTTGGCGACCGCCTCCACCAGCGACATCCTGCGCGACTGCCGCGAAGTCACGCCGCTTGCGGAAGTCGCTCGCCGGCCACCTCGTCGTACGCGCGGCCATCGCCGTCTAGCATCGCCTGCTTGCCCGTCGCCGTCTGCCAGCGCTTCACCGCCACGTCCACGTACTGCGGGCTGATCTCGATGGCGAACACCCGCCGGCCCGTCGTCTCGCCGGCGATGATCTGCGAGCCCGAACCGGAGAACGGCTCGTAGCAGACCTGGCCCGGCCGCGTGTGCTGGCGCATCGGGATGGCGAACACCTCGATCGGCTTCGACGTCGGGTGGTCGGTCTTCTCGCCCACCTTCACCGTCGGGATGGTCCACACCGTGCTCGGGTAGTCCTCGGAAACCCGCGGCGGCTTGTTCCCCCTGATCCAGCCGAAGAAACAGGGCTCGTGCTGCCACAGGTAGTAGGAGCGCGTCAGGATGCCGCGGTCCTTGGCCCAGACGATCTGTTGATGGACGAAGGCGCCGAGCTTCTCCCACACGCCCTCGACCATCGCCTGCCGGCGGCTGGCGTGCCAGCAATACCACGCGGCGTTCGGTGCGATGGCATGGTCGATGGCGGCGCGGATGAACCCTTCGTATAGCTCGGGGCCCTGGCTTGCGTCGTCCCAGGTGATGCCGTAACTGTCGCCCCAGTCCTTGTTCTTGTCGGGACCACCCTGCTTCGACGGATGGTTGGTGCCGTCGTAGTCGACCAAATACGGCGGATCGGTTGCGAACAGGATCGCCTTCTTGCCATCCATTACCTGGATGACATCATCGGCCTTGGTGCTGTCGCCGCACAGCAGACGATGATCGCCGAGGATCCAGAGATCTCCGGGCTTAGTCACCGGCTCTGCAGGCGGCTCCGGGATCTCGTCCTCGCCGACGAGGCCGTCGCCCTCGTCGTCCACAAGTGGCGCCAGCAATCGATCCAGGTCCTCGCCCTCGAAGCCAGTCAAGTCGAGATCGAAGCCGGCCGCGTTGAGAGCGTGCAGCTCGGCCGACAGCAACTCGTCATCCCAGCCGGACAGCTCTGACAGACGGTTGTCGGCGATCCGGTAGGCGCGCACCTGCTCGGGCGTCAGATGCGAGAGGCGGATGACCGGCACTTCGTCGAGGCCGAGATGCTGCGCGGCGAGCAACCGGCCATGCCCGGCGATGATCTCCCCATCGTCTGCGACCATCACCGGCGCCGTCCAGCCGTACTCGACCAGCGATGCGGCGATCCTGGCGACCTGGTCGTCGGAATGGGTGCGCGCATTTCTGGCGTACGGCTGGAGGCGCGCGAGCGGCCACTGCTCGATCTGCTCGGGCAGGAAACGAAGGGTCACGGTGTTGTCCTTGCGGATGAGGGGAACTGGCGTGGACACCAGCGCCGGACTCCGGATCCAGCCGGTGGATCCAAAAGTGGACTCCAGGAGTCCACCCGAAATCCAGGTTGGAGTCCAGCTAAAGCACTGTATTCACGAGACTATGTTGGATCGGAGGGTGGCTTCCGGCTGGGTGGCTTCCCAAAATTTGCGGCTCACACTAGCGATCTACCGCGCTCCGCCCACCAGCATAGGTTGTGGCCCAGGAAGGAACCAACGTTTTCAACAAGTTGCGAACTGCGGCTGCGCCGGAGAACCGCTGCAGCCGCAATTCGAACGATGGCGAAACACTACATGTTGCGAGTCCTCATGTCAATACCTCAAAATGTTGTTTCTGAATTTTTCTCCATACCCGTAGTGGCTCGCCAAAACCCCCAACGCTGCGATCAGGATCCCCTGCGCCTGCTTTTCACCAATTTCCGCCGTGTGCATCGGCTCCGTCGCGCTGCATCTGCTTGCCGACTGAGAGGCTTGACCCAAAAGTGGCCTAGGCGCTGATCGCTCAGGGTTGAGCGCGGGCTTCGGTAAGCTATCATCGACGAATGGAGAAGCATGAGGCCGAGCCCATCCTCGAAGAAGCGTCCAGCGTGATCGCTAACTTTATCATTGGTTTTGCGCGGGTCACGGTTCACCAAGGTGCACAAGATGCTGACGCAGCAGGGTCCGGCACGCTGGTGACTGTGGGCCCGGTCCACGGAATTCTCACGGCAGCGCACGTCTTGAGAAACCTGCCCGACCAGGGCGAGGTCGGCATCGTGCAATCTCGGACAGACTCTGGTTCCTCCACAGGCTGACGATCAACATGCAGCATACGGAGAAGTTGACGATCGCGGCGGACGTATTTGGGCCGGAGGGACCGGACTTGGGTTTCCTGCGACTACCTTCGTATGCTGCCGCGGCACTGAAGGCGAAAGGTGTATTCTTCAATCTCGAAAAGCGACGGACCCCGGTTCTTCGTGGCGGTCTGCCCGGCACGCCCTTTTTCGACGGTATTTCAGGCACGGTCGCTGAATGGACCATTGACCTGCCTCCCGAGCGCGGCTTTCACCGCGTGAAGGGATTCCGGTCACTCTACGGCGTTGGCGAATTGGTTGGTGAACGCAATTCCAACGGTTTCGACTTGCTCGACTTCGAGGTGTCATACGACTCTGACTTCGAGACGCCTCTAGCTACCAGGGCGTGAGCGGCGGTACCCTATGGCGCGTGTACTGCAACAGAGGTGACGATGGCCAGCTGTCCCTGTCGAGCAAGCTGGTGTTCGGAGTGGCCTTCCATCAGTCTGACATAATCGAAAACAAGCGCCTTATCACTTGCCATGGGCCGAGAAGCGTCTACAAAACTTTATTCGAAGCCGTTCGTGGGAAGTGGCAGGAATGAGCGCCCCGCGCTTTTGGACAGCTCATGGTTGCACATTGCAGTTCCAAAGTGTCGCAGCTTAGCTCCGTCCTTGCCCATTCAATGACGTTGAAGAGGCACGTTGCTATCGAAGGATTTGTTAGGAGCGCCGCTGGTCGCGGCGCTCCCACGAAACGCGTCGATCAACGCTGACCATACCCATGCGACCCCGCCAGCACCCCTAGCGCCGCAATCAAGATCCCCTGCGCTTGCTTTTCGCCAATCGGCCGGCCGCCCCAGCCTTGGCGCATGGCCCACTCGCGGATCGAGCATTGCAGACCGACGACATGCCAAACGCAAGCGCCGCATGGACCGCCAAGCCCGCCGAGAGCGTCCAGCGCTTTGCCGACCCGGCGGCGAGCGTCCAGCTGCGCCTCGGTGAAGCGAAGCTCATTCGACGAGCCTGAAATACGCACCAGCGACATGCACCGCACGGCATCGAACCGGGCGATCGTGAACGACGCCTGAAAATCCCGTGCCGCGTCGTGCATGTCCTTGGTGATCGTGCCGGCTCGAAGCATCCGACCGAGCGTGTCGACGGTGCGATGGTGGACGACGGGCCGGCCGTCCGGATCGGCCTCGTAGACGGCCTCGAGGGCGCCGTCCGGCCGCGTTGCCGCCGCCGGCTTGACGATCTCGGCCTTGCGCTTCCGCCGCGCCATCACGCCACCTCCCGCCGGCCGTAGAGCCTTGTGGCCTCGTTGACCACAGCCTGCCGCATCCAGTCGTCGTGGATGTCGTCCGGGGCGATCACCGCGATCCCCTGTTTCCGCCACGCCGCCCGGCGCATGAGGAACAGTTCTTCCTCGGTTGGCGCCGAGCGGGGCAGGTGGTGCTCCAGCGAGCCTCTTGTCTCAGACCTCACGGCTCACCTCCCGCAGGCATGCGGCGTACCCGGCGACATCGACGGTGGAATCGAGGTG
This Rhodospirillales bacterium DNA region includes the following protein-coding sequences:
- a CDS encoding site-specific DNA-methyltransferase, coding for MTLRFLPEQIEQWPLARLQPYARNARTHSDDQVARIAASLVEYGWTAPVMVADDGEIIAGHGRLLAAQHLGLDEVPVIRLSHLTPEQVRAYRIADNRLSELSGWDDELLSAELHALNAAGFDLDLTGFEGEDLDRLLAPLVDDEGDGLVGEDEIPEPPAEPVTKPGDLWILGDHRLLCGDSTKADDVIQVMDGKKAILFATDPPYLVDYDGTNHPSKQGGPDKNKDWGDSYGITWDDASQGPELYEGFIRAAIDHAIAPNAAWYCWHASRRQAMVEGVWEKLGAFVHQQIVWAKDRGILTRSYYLWQHEPCFFGWIRGNKPPRVSEDYPSTVWTIPTVKVGEKTDHPTSKPIEVFAIPMRQHTRPGQVCYEPFSGSGSQIIAGETTGRRVFAIEISPQYVDVAVKRWQTATGKQAMLDGDGRAYDEVAGERLPQAA
- a CDS encoding type II toxin-antitoxin system Phd/YefM family antitoxin, which gives rise to MSGSIWSVQDAKNRFSAVVEAAHKEPQTVTKHGKPAVVVVDAAEYQRLRHLERAEAPSFADMLLAMPQDDGTFPRSKVRPRDLDL
- a CDS encoding type II toxin-antitoxin system VapC family toxin, translating into MYLVDTVVLSELRKRQRDPGVVAWIERQRTGDLFVSVVSIGEIERGIALQRSKDPDFADALASWLDTVLAVYSDRILPFDLQAARRWGRLSAAIGNDSADLMIAATALEHGLTVVTRNVADFAPTAVPTLNPFGHPPRR
- a CDS encoding S49 family peptidase, producing the protein MRFHDHAVNTARARTDPAALAAARLAGRPLAIAPGRLEGLLASVPATLEPSSRLTTPAPFAAPVGLSVTDAGIAVIPITGPLVARGDWLTALFGALEYGEVAAAVETAARDPSVRGILLEVDSPGGEVGGLFDLVERIRDLKEITEKPVWAVASESALSAAYAISSAADRLYVTRTGEVGSVGVIAVHIDASGADAMAGLKWTLIHAGERKTDGNPHEPLTPRAHADIQADVDRLYDQFVGLAAANRGMAPESVHATEAAIYRGALAVDAGLADRVGTLDQALADLTAFLEPKPIRAGPRTAAHNTSTHPPTRTSAMNDPVRERVCEADAKHQADAQHHLDTGDLPVEDNEDATAMETADEQAVQPVAAASSPEPVSTAAVDADAVAAKLRAEYGEIAGIAAQAGQLGVDIDAADAMRRGMKPDALRRSVLDALAAKSEAADVVAVPTTAAATAGESPIVKRARERASAA
- a CDS encoding DUF3489 domain-containing protein, whose protein sequence is MTVEYHFSLSELAQILSALENERRNPNTKRNAIKAIERNATQIGISAEDVFDAADGLLSGRISAAEWRAQLRGEDSGSAVPNTERGADVTSSDEPAAAENMPTLQGTAEPSNNGTVEQTPKARHGTKQAMMIELLRRPEGATVEQIAEVTQWRNHTIRGAIAGALKKKLGLTITTERVRMVGPNKEGARGSYTIYRVVG